The Streptomyces taklimakanensis nucleotide sequence GCCGCGGTTCCGTTCTTCGGGTCGGCCGTCGGGCCGGTCGTCGGCGGTGGCGGTGGTGGGAACGAGCGGGCCGGCCAGCGCGGCGGCCGTGCCGGCTGCGAGAAGCGATCGGCGGGAAGGCATGGCGGGAAGCTATCCGTGCGCGCCGCGGGCGACAAGGGGCCACGCACGGTGACACAGGTGTAGAGCAATGACCGGGCCCCGACAGAGCAACGTTCCGCCCCGTCGGGCGGAACGTTCACTCCGTCAGGAGGACGACCTCCAGGGTGCGGGGGCCGTGGACGCCCTCGACGCGGCTCAGCTCGATGTCGCTGGTGGCCGACGGGCCGGAGATCCACGTCAGCGGGCGGGAGGGGTCCAGCCGCTCCAGCGCCTCGGGGACGGACGCCACCACCTGCCCGGGAACGCGGACCACGCAGACGTGGTGGTCCGGGATCAGGGTGATGCGGCGACGCCCCTGGTCGGGAGAGCCGTCCAGCACGATCGTGCCGGTCTCCGCGATCGCCACCGCGCAGCCGGTCACCACGCTGTCCACCGTGTCCAGCTCGTCCGGTGTGGAGGCCGCCCGGTCGTGGATCCGCACCGGGTCGGCGGCCGCCAACCACCACGGCGGCAGGCCGGGCGGCACCAACACCTCGGTGCTGCCGCGTTCGGCCAGCAGCCGGCACAGCAGCGTCGGCAGGCCGTCGGCGTCGGCGCGGTGCACCACGGCGCGGTAGTCGATCAGGTTCTCGGCCAGCAGGTCGACCGGTGCTCCGGTCGCCCCGGGCCCCTCGGTCGGCATGTGGGTGTGCTCGTACCGGCGGGGTACGGGAACGTCGTCCGGCCCCTCCGTGCGCGGTACGTCGGCCAGGGCGCGGCGGACCCGGCCCAGCACCGTCTCGCGGCTGCTCATCGTCGGTCTCCTTCCGCCCGGTCGTCCCGGGTGCGTCGCCACCAGTCGCGGAAGGACTCGGCCGGGACGGCGGGCAGGTCACGGCTCGCCGTCCAGGCGCGGCCCGGACCCGGCAGGCGGCGCGGGTGCAGCCGCCGGGTGCGGGCGGCCAGTCGCTGCCCGGCCCGCAGCGCACCGGGGTGGTCCAGGGCCCAGCGGGCGGCGCGCATCGCGGCCCGTTCGGCCGCGTGCCCCCGCGCGGGGCGGATGGTCGTCCGTTGTCCGCGCACCGTCACCTCACCGCCCTCGGCGACGCGTTCCCGCAGGTACACCAGGACCTGCGGGATGTCGATGGCGACCGGGCAGACCTCGTAGCAGGCGCCGCAGA carries:
- a CDS encoding LutC/YkgG family protein, which translates into the protein MSSRETVLGRVRRALADVPRTEGPDDVPVPRRYEHTHMPTEGPGATGAPVDLLAENLIDYRAVVHRADADGLPTLLCRLLAERGSTEVLVPPGLPPWWLAAADPVRIHDRAASTPDELDTVDSVVTGCAVAIAETGTIVLDGSPDQGRRRITLIPDHHVCVVRVPGQVVASVPEALERLDPSRPLTWISGPSATSDIELSRVEGVHGPRTLEVVLLTE